Proteins from a single region of Dehalococcoidia bacterium:
- the genX gene encoding EF-P lysine aminoacylase GenX, producing MPAEQERLAQIKSNLKRRAQIYDLAREFFRGRGFLEVETPVRVPVVAPEINIVPFESEGWYLAASPELHMKRLLASVYENIFQISHCFRKGERGRLHNPEFSLLEWYRAGANCMDMISDTEQLVTMLARKLRTGSIVNYQGQPIDLRLPWPRLSIKNAFIQSAGWDPVENYDAARFDQDMAATVLPGLEKGRPTVLTEYPAAAASLARLKAGDPQVAERAEVFIGGLELANAYSELTDLKEQWRRFTEEIKQIERQQGRKMKMPDSFIEAVGFMPECGGIALGMDRLAMLLCDAGSIDEVIAFTADNI from the coding sequence ATGCCGGCCGAACAGGAGCGCCTGGCACAGATTAAAAGCAACCTCAAACGCCGCGCTCAGATTTATGACCTCGCCCGCGAGTTTTTTCGCGGGCGGGGCTTTTTAGAGGTGGAAACCCCGGTGCGCGTGCCGGTTGTCGCGCCGGAGATAAATATCGTGCCTTTCGAGAGCGAGGGGTGGTACCTCGCCGCGTCGCCCGAGCTGCATATGAAGCGCCTGCTGGCGTCCGTGTATGAAAATATATTTCAGATAAGCCATTGCTTCCGCAAAGGGGAGCGCGGGCGCCTGCATAACCCCGAATTCAGCCTGCTGGAGTGGTACCGCGCCGGGGCTAACTGCATGGACATGATAAGCGACACCGAACAACTGGTCACAATGCTGGCCAGAAAACTACGCACCGGCAGCATCGTCAACTACCAGGGGCAACCCATCGACCTCCGTTTGCCCTGGCCGCGTCTCAGCATCAAGAATGCCTTTATCCAGAGCGCCGGCTGGGACCCGGTGGAAAATTATGATGCTGCACGTTTCGACCAGGACATGGCTGCTACAGTACTGCCGGGACTGGAAAAGGGCCGCCCCACTGTTCTGACAGAGTACCCCGCCGCCGCCGCCTCGCTGGCGCGACTCAAAGCGGGCGACCCGCAAGTAGCCGAGAGGGCCGAGGTATTCATCGGCGGGCTGGAGCTGGCCAACGCCTACAGCGAGCTGACCGACCTCAAGGAGCAATGGAGGCGTTTCACAGAAGAAATAAAGCAGATAGAACGCCAACAGGGAAGAAAAATGAAAATGCCCGACTCTTTCATCGAAGCGGTAGGGTTCATGCCTGAGTGCGGCGGCATCGCGCTGGGCATGGACAGGCTAGCCATGTTGTTGTGCGACGCAGGCAGCATCGATGAAGTCATAGCATTTACGGCGGATAATATATGA
- a CDS encoding deoxyuridine 5'-triphosphate nucleotidohydrolase translates to MSMLSRDDILALIQGDPPLIECYLDLEAQLQTNGFDLSLRSVSRLISCGKLALDNKNRVISTQEKMEFGAGGVMHLGPGSYSIIYNEIVHLPKDIMALGLSRSSLLRCGASLHTAVWDAGYSGRSESLLVVHNPLGLDLEKDARVLQLVFSKLTGKSQGYQGMYQGENTG, encoded by the coding sequence ATGAGCATGCTTTCCCGCGACGACATACTGGCTTTAATTCAGGGCGACCCGCCGCTCATTGAGTGCTACCTCGACCTGGAGGCGCAACTTCAAACCAATGGCTTCGACCTGAGCCTGCGCAGCGTTTCTCGCCTCATATCGTGCGGAAAGCTGGCTCTGGACAACAAAAATCGCGTCATATCCACCCAGGAAAAGATGGAGTTCGGCGCGGGGGGCGTGATGCATCTGGGTCCGGGGTCTTACAGCATCATATACAACGAAATCGTGCACCTGCCCAAAGACATCATGGCACTGGGGTTGTCGCGCTCCAGTTTATTGCGCTGCGGCGCCAGTTTACACACCGCCGTTTGGGACGCCGGTTATTCAGGGCGTTCGGAGTCTCTGCTGGTGGTGCACAACCCGCTGGGGCTTGACCTGGAAAAAGACGCGCGGGTGCTGCAACTGGTGTTCTCGAAACTGACAGGGAAAAGCCAGGGTTACCAGGGGATGTACCAGGGGGAAAATACCGGCTAG
- a CDS encoding cytidine deaminase translates to MSRPNSDEYFLKVAAVVAERSTCRRHNVGAVAVKDKHILSTGYNGAPSGLQDCLTLGCLRDELHIPSGTRHEICRAVHAEQNVIIQAALHGVSLEGATVYATHTPCVLCAKMLTNARIKRYVSFGKYADNSFQEMFREAGIAFEQLPKPSNTIVFLD, encoded by the coding sequence TTGAGCCGGCCCAATTCGGACGAATACTTCTTAAAAGTAGCGGCCGTGGTGGCTGAGCGCTCCACCTGCCGCAGGCATAACGTGGGCGCGGTGGCGGTGAAGGACAAGCATATTCTTTCCACGGGCTATAACGGCGCGCCGTCCGGACTGCAGGACTGCCTGACACTGGGTTGCCTGCGGGACGAACTGCACATACCGTCCGGCACGCGCCACGAAATATGCCGCGCCGTGCATGCCGAACAGAACGTGATTATCCAGGCGGCGCTTCACGGCGTGAGCCTCGAAGGGGCTACCGTGTACGCCACTCATACACCCTGCGTCCTGTGCGCCAAGATGCTCACCAATGCCAGGATAAAACGCTACGTCAGCTTTGGTAAATATGCCGACAACTCCTTCCAGGAAATGTTCCGGGAGGCGGGCATCGCATTCGAACAGTTGCCCAAACCATCGAATACGATAGTCTTCTTGGACTAA
- a CDS encoding dephospho-CoA kinase has translation MLVVAIVGMAGAGKSEVSRIFESKGFARIRFGDATDEELKKQGLTITEENERRMRESLRQRYGMQAYAMLNLSKIDLAVKTTPVVVDGLYSWEEYTFLSNYYHQNFRVVAVWASPATRYARLSQRPVRPLTLKEAYSRDESEIVNLNKGGPIAMADFTIINESSLKDLEKETKKTISGMEKNP, from the coding sequence ATGTTAGTTGTCGCTATCGTCGGTATGGCCGGCGCCGGTAAGTCTGAAGTTTCCCGCATATTCGAGAGCAAGGGTTTTGCCCGCATTCGTTTCGGCGACGCCACCGATGAAGAGTTAAAAAAACAAGGTCTGACCATTACCGAGGAAAACGAACGCCGCATGCGCGAATCCCTGCGCCAGCGTTATGGCATGCAGGCCTATGCCATGCTCAACCTGTCGAAGATAGACCTGGCGGTTAAAACCACTCCGGTGGTGGTCGACGGGTTATACTCTTGGGAAGAATACACCTTCCTCAGCAATTATTACCATCAGAATTTCCGCGTGGTGGCGGTCTGGGCCTCGCCGGCTACGCGCTACGCCCGGCTCTCCCAGCGCCCGGTGCGCCCGCTGACGCTGAAAGAAGCCTACAGCCGCGATGAATCCGAGATTGTCAATCTCAACAAGGGCGGCCCCATCGCCATGGCGGATTTTACCATCATCAACGAGTCATCGCTGAAAGACCTCGAAAAAGAGACCAAAAAGACCATCTCCGGCATGGAGAAAAATCCTTGA
- a CDS encoding CCA tRNA nucleotidyltransferase, which produces MENINLGLKIKERLPARALPIIEKAVRLAGVRREKLFLVGGAARDMLLEKPVSDIDLVLEGNALTLANELAQGEDVKVTLHKPFLTASLQYPDLSLDLTTARRESYIRPGVLPDVQPGNLKDDLFRRDFSINAMAISLNSEDYGRLIDFYGGLGDLHNKLVRILHEKSFRDDATRIWRAVRYEQRLDFRIEEGTQALLRRDLPMLKTISGDRIWYELECVFGEELPEKVMARAGELEVLAYLDPALKVDGWLEAWFDEARRISLPQKPSATLYMALLTFNLDSEAIERLIEYLKLDKTISRTLRDSQKIKALHEELSEEPLQPSTIYLHLHGYSEEAIKTNLIASEPAEVRRNIQLYLDELRYVNTSLNGDDLIALGIKAGPSIKLLLGLLLDARLDGEVKTREDEERLIRTEIISK; this is translated from the coding sequence ATGGAAAATATCAATCTGGGGCTTAAAATCAAAGAGCGATTGCCTGCCAGGGCACTACCTATTATCGAAAAGGCCGTAAGACTGGCTGGCGTGCGGAGGGAGAAACTTTTTCTGGTCGGCGGGGCGGCGCGCGACATGCTGCTGGAAAAACCCGTATCAGATATAGATCTTGTGCTGGAGGGTAACGCTCTCACCCTGGCGAATGAACTGGCGCAAGGAGAAGACGTCAAAGTAACCCTGCATAAGCCTTTTTTGACAGCAAGTCTCCAGTATCCTGACCTCAGCCTGGACCTGACCACTGCGCGGCGCGAGAGCTACATCCGCCCCGGCGTGCTGCCTGATGTGCAGCCCGGAAATCTCAAGGACGATCTTTTTCGCCGGGACTTCAGCATAAACGCCATGGCCATTTCTCTGAACTCGGAAGATTACGGGCGGCTGATAGATTTCTACGGTGGGTTGGGCGACCTTCACAACAAACTCGTGCGCATCCTGCATGAGAAAAGCTTCAGAGATGATGCCACACGTATCTGGCGCGCCGTGCGCTACGAGCAGAGGCTGGATTTCCGCATCGAGGAGGGAACTCAAGCCCTGCTGCGACGGGACCTCCCCATGCTGAAGACTATCAGCGGCGACAGGATATGGTATGAGCTCGAATGCGTGTTCGGCGAGGAACTACCGGAAAAGGTAATGGCGCGCGCAGGGGAGCTCGAAGTGCTGGCATACCTGGACCCCGCGCTGAAGGTTGATGGCTGGCTTGAGGCATGGTTCGATGAAGCGCGGCGTATAAGCTTGCCTCAAAAACCTTCCGCCACACTATACATGGCGCTCCTGACATTCAACCTCGATTCAGAGGCAATCGAAAGGCTCATAGAATATCTAAAACTCGACAAGACGATATCTCGTACCCTGCGCGACAGCCAGAAAATCAAAGCCCTCCACGAAGAGCTGTCCGAAGAACCCTTGCAGCCGAGCACTATCTATCTGCATTTACACGGCTACTCGGAGGAAGCGATAAAGACCAATCTCATCGCCAGCGAACCGGCAGAGGTCAGACGTAATATCCAGCTATACCTGGACGAATTACGTTATGTCAATACCTCGCTCAACGGGGACGACCTGATAGCACTTGGCATAAAAGCAGGGCCGAGCATTAAACTGCTGCTCGGCCTGCTGCTGGACGCCAGGCTGGACGGCGAGGTCAAAACACGAGAGGACGAAGAGCGGCTTATACGAACTGAAATAATAAGCAAATAG
- a CDS encoding rubrerythrin family protein has translation MSKTQDNLKAAFAGESQASRKYTYFAEKADAEGQPQVARLFRAAAEAETVHARNHLNAAAGIGSTKDNLKGAISGEHYEFSQMYPPFIKQAEADKDGKAERSFTHANKVEEIHHMLYSQALAALEKGGKLTEGVYYVCPVCGNTVFGVAPEICPICAMQGKTFKKIV, from the coding sequence ATGAGCAAGACCCAGGATAATCTAAAGGCCGCTTTTGCCGGCGAAAGCCAGGCCAGCCGCAAATACACCTATTTCGCCGAAAAGGCCGATGCTGAGGGACAGCCGCAGGTGGCGCGCCTCTTCCGCGCCGCCGCCGAGGCTGAGACCGTTCATGCGCGCAACCATTTGAACGCGGCAGCGGGCATAGGCTCAACCAAGGACAATCTCAAGGGGGCCATTTCCGGCGAGCATTACGAGTTCAGCCAGATGTATCCCCCGTTTATCAAGCAGGCCGAAGCTGATAAGGACGGCAAAGCGGAGCGCAGCTTTACTCATGCCAACAAAGTTGAGGAAATCCACCACATGCTTTATAGTCAGGCGCTGGCGGCACTCGAAAAGGGTGGTAAGCTTACTGAGGGCGTGTATTACGTCTGCCCGGTGTGCGGCAATACGGTTTTTGGCGTGGCTCCCGAAATATGCCCCATCTGCGCCATGCAGGGGAAGACGTTCAAGAAAATAGTCTGA
- a CDS encoding glycerol-3-phosphate acyltransferase: MLLRSLLAVLAGYLLGSFPSAYIAGRLAKGRDIRRIGGGNVGTLNTLREVGFIPGLLVFIADAAKGALAILVAKWLGVNEVVILIAGLASVAGHSWPVFLGFKGGKGGATGYGIFLALAPLAAAITFCVMLIIMLITSNARLSLTGGFITQPFFIWALGGSLAVIVYSVIVPLILGTRMLVADRHKLSDPGVRKNLIIDRDYTWWQSKRSKPSDNKK, translated from the coding sequence ATGTTGCTTAGGTCGCTTCTGGCTGTTCTGGCAGGCTATCTGCTGGGTTCCTTCCCCTCGGCCTACATTGCGGGTCGTTTAGCAAAAGGCCGGGACATCCGCCGCATCGGCGGCGGCAATGTCGGGACTCTTAACACGCTGCGCGAGGTGGGCTTCATACCCGGCCTGCTGGTTTTTATAGCCGATGCTGCCAAAGGCGCGCTGGCAATCCTTGTGGCAAAGTGGCTGGGCGTAAATGAAGTGGTCATTCTCATTGCCGGTCTGGCCTCGGTTGCGGGCCATAGCTGGCCGGTTTTCCTGGGATTCAAGGGCGGTAAAGGCGGCGCCACGGGCTACGGCATTTTCCTGGCGCTGGCGCCGCTGGCAGCGGCAATTACCTTCTGCGTGATGCTGATAATCATGCTTATAACCAGCAACGCCCGGCTGTCCCTTACCGGCGGGTTTATTACCCAGCCATTCTTTATCTGGGCTTTAGGCGGAAGCTTGGCCGTCATAGTCTATTCTGTCATAGTGCCTTTGATACTTGGCACGCGCATGCTGGTTGCCGACCGCCATAAACTCTCGGACCCCGGGGTGCGCAAAAACCTGATAATCGATAGAGACTACACATGGTGGCAGTCAAAACGAAGTAAACCATCGGATAACAAAAAATGA
- the ispE gene encoding 4-(cytidine 5'-diphospho)-2-C-methyl-D-erythritol kinase, with product MLTLATPAKINLTLEVLQKRPDGYHEIRSVMQAISLSDRLSFKTNEKIIFQCDSPLWQAEKSLVSRAVDILRRQTNSCRGALIDITKTIPLSSGLGGDSSDAAVVLLGLNRLWELGIPPGDLAQMAGELGSDVPFFLSGGTALAEGRGEFISPLPDMHHAWMVLLLPHVESPEFKTGALYSRLRPEHFTSGDRTDALVARLTRGESIRSCDLCNVFENVAFTAFNGLGKYRDGFENIAAEPVHLAGAGPALCALFSDAEKAARVWRNLKERGLETYLAETQNSAII from the coding sequence ATGTTGACGCTTGCGACTCCGGCTAAAATCAACCTGACGCTGGAAGTGCTGCAAAAACGCCCCGACGGATATCACGAAATCCGCAGCGTCATGCAGGCTATCAGCCTGAGCGACCGTCTATCTTTTAAAACCAACGAGAAAATAATATTCCAATGCGACAGTCCTCTCTGGCAGGCTGAAAAGAGCCTTGTTTCCCGCGCTGTCGATATTCTCAGGCGGCAAACTAATTCGTGTCGTGGAGCGCTGATAGATATTACCAAAACTATACCGCTGTCTTCCGGACTCGGCGGCGATTCCAGCGACGCTGCAGTTGTCCTTTTGGGGCTCAATCGGTTGTGGGAACTGGGTATACCGCCGGGAGATCTGGCGCAGATGGCCGGCGAACTGGGTTCCGATGTGCCTTTTTTCCTCAGCGGCGGTACGGCGTTGGCCGAGGGGCGTGGGGAGTTCATCAGCCCTTTGCCCGATATGCATCATGCATGGATGGTGCTCCTGCTGCCGCATGTGGAAAGCCCCGAATTCAAGACGGGTGCTCTTTATTCCCGGTTGCGCCCGGAGCATTTCACTTCAGGTGATAGGACAGATGCTCTGGTGGCGCGGCTGACGCGTGGTGAGTCGATTCGTTCATGCGACCTCTGCAACGTCTTTGAGAATGTGGCGTTCACGGCCTTTAACGGCCTGGGGAAATACCGGGATGGGTTCGAGAACATCGCTGCAGAGCCGGTACACCTGGCCGGTGCCGGACCCGCTCTGTGCGCCTTGTTCAGCGATGCGGAAAAAGCCGCGCGTGTCTGGCGGAATCTAAAAGAAAGGGGACTCGAAACGTATCTTGCGGAGACCCAAAATTCCGCGATTATATGA
- the rsmA gene encoding 16S rRNA (adenine(1518)-N(6)/adenine(1519)-N(6))-dimethyltransferase RsmA, translated as MQTTRRLLAHLDTRAKKSLGQNFLIDSGILRKIVEAADLSSQDVVIEVGPGLGVLTAELAKRAGRVIAVELDDHLSVLLKQTLSWATNLTVVHEDVLKIKPSALLAKAGLQMGSAYKVVANLPYYITSAVLRHFLEGDARPGVMVVMVQKEVARAITAAPGEMSLLSVAVQFYGQARIVSSVSAHSFYPAPKVDSAILKIHLYPKPFIGTARTDGFFALVRAGFCANRKQLVNSLSQGLSLPKEEIRPLLEKAGIEPRRRAETLAIPEWVKLWEVFDIKAKQC; from the coding sequence ATGCAAACCACCAGGAGGCTGCTTGCCCACCTGGACACCCGCGCCAAGAAAAGTCTGGGGCAGAATTTTCTTATTGATTCCGGCATCTTGCGCAAGATAGTAGAAGCGGCTGATCTCTCATCGCAAGATGTGGTAATAGAAGTCGGCCCCGGTCTGGGAGTGCTCACCGCCGAACTGGCAAAACGCGCCGGGCGCGTTATTGCCGTCGAACTGGATGACCACCTCTCTGTGCTGCTTAAACAAACCCTTTCGTGGGCCACTAATCTGACCGTCGTTCACGAGGATGTCTTAAAAATCAAGCCGTCGGCTTTGCTGGCAAAGGCCGGCCTTCAGATGGGAAGCGCATATAAGGTGGTGGCCAACCTGCCGTATTACATCACCTCAGCGGTATTGCGCCATTTCCTCGAAGGGGACGCGCGGCCAGGGGTGATGGTCGTCATGGTTCAGAAAGAAGTTGCCAGAGCCATAACAGCCGCCCCCGGAGAAATGAGCCTGCTCAGCGTTGCCGTGCAATTTTACGGCCAAGCGCGCATCGTAAGCAGCGTATCCGCGCACAGTTTTTACCCCGCGCCCAAAGTCGATTCCGCCATTCTCAAGATTCACCTGTATCCCAAGCCCTTCATTGGTACTGCCCGAACGGATGGGTTTTTCGCACTGGTGCGCGCCGGTTTTTGCGCCAATCGCAAACAGCTGGTAAATTCGCTTTCGCAAGGGTTATCGCTGCCTAAAGAAGAAATCCGCCCGCTGCTGGAGAAGGCCGGGATAGAGCCAAGGCGCCGGGCTGAAACCCTTGCCATCCCGGAATGGGTGAAGCTCTGGGAAGTGTTTGATATTAAGGCTAAACAATGTTGA
- a CDS encoding metallophosphoesterase, with amino-acid sequence MRCAILADIHSNATALMAVLEDADRRGGVDELWCLGDIVGYGPDPHRCLEILRQFKCVGVAGNHDLAAIEKTGLNAFDPDAAQAIRWTMRQISTEDALFISRLQPMLEKDGFTLVHGSPRQPVWEYVVSLSSARENFPCFNTPYCLVGHTHIPMGFKKEAGSISAVPLSESVGRVLGKASLILNPGSVGQPRDSDPRASYATYDSDSGIFRLHRVPYDIAAVRERMWGCGLPVRLASRLEHGV; translated from the coding sequence ATGCGCTGCGCTATTCTTGCCGACATACACTCCAATGCCACCGCTCTGATGGCTGTCCTCGAAGACGCCGATCGCCGCGGCGGCGTGGATGAGCTCTGGTGTCTGGGAGACATAGTGGGATATGGCCCCGACCCCCACCGTTGTCTTGAAATCCTGAGGCAGTTCAAGTGCGTGGGCGTGGCCGGCAATCACGACCTGGCGGCGATAGAGAAAACGGGGTTGAACGCCTTTGACCCGGATGCAGCCCAGGCCATTCGCTGGACCATGCGCCAGATAAGCACCGAGGACGCCCTGTTTATCAGCCGTTTACAGCCTATGCTTGAAAAAGACGGGTTCACGCTCGTGCACGGCAGCCCGCGCCAGCCGGTCTGGGAGTATGTCGTCTCGCTGAGCAGCGCCCGGGAGAACTTCCCCTGCTTTAATACGCCTTACTGCCTGGTGGGGCACACGCATATCCCCATGGGCTTTAAAAAAGAGGCCGGCAGCATCAGCGCCGTGCCCCTTTCCGAAAGCGTCGGCCGGGTGCTGGGCAAAGCATCGCTTATTCTGAACCCCGGGAGCGTGGGGCAGCCGCGCGATAGCGACCCGCGCGCCAGCTATGCCACCTACGACAGCGACAGCGGGATATTCCGTTTGCACCGCGTGCCTTACGATATTGCGGCAGTCCGTGAGCGCATGTGGGGCTGCGGCCTGCCGGTGCGTCTGGCGTCCCGCCTCGAGCATGGGGTCTAA
- a CDS encoding lactamase, translating to MEITWLGHSCFRIRGKQTTIITDPFSPGVGYSLGKASANIVTVSHDHSDHSYSAGIGGDPRVIKRPGEYEIAGVLIIGMSTFHDANKGADRGKNTVYVLEMEEMTICHLGDLGQPLTDSQIEEIGKVDVLMVPVGGITTINATTAAAMVRQMEPRVILPMHYKTPVFQGELEPVENFLREFGMQQATPQPKLNVNKNNLPVTTQVILLEYPTGK from the coding sequence ATGGAAATCACATGGCTCGGACACTCGTGCTTCAGGATTCGCGGCAAGCAGACCACCATCATTACCGATCCTTTTTCCCCCGGGGTGGGCTATTCTCTGGGCAAAGCCAGCGCCAATATCGTGACGGTCAGCCACGACCACTCAGACCATTCTTACAGCGCCGGTATCGGGGGCGACCCACGGGTGATTAAACGCCCCGGTGAATATGAAATCGCCGGTGTGCTCATCATCGGCATGTCCACTTTCCACGACGCCAACAAGGGCGCCGACAGGGGCAAAAACACCGTCTATGTCCTGGAGATGGAAGAAATGACAATCTGCCATCTGGGCGACCTGGGCCAGCCGCTGACCGACAGCCAGATCGAGGAAATCGGCAAGGTCGATGTCCTCATGGTTCCGGTGGGCGGGATAACCACTATCAACGCCACCACTGCTGCCGCCATGGTGCGCCAGATGGAACCGAGGGTCATTCTTCCCATGCACTACAAGACGCCGGTTTTCCAGGGTGAACTGGAGCCGGTTGAGAATTTCTTACGCGAGTTCGGGATGCAGCAGGCCACACCTCAGCCCAAGCTCAACGTCAACAAAAACAATCTGCCGGTGACCACCCAGGTCATCCTGCTGGAATATCCTACGGGCAAGTAA